One stretch of Sinomonas terrae DNA includes these proteins:
- a CDS encoding aldo/keto reductase gives MEYRNLGASGAVVSAFCLGTMTFGHEADESTSHAILDDFVAAGGNFIDTADVYSSGTSEEIIGRWLAADPGRRDRLVIATKGRFPMGQGPNDLGISRRHLRTALDASLRRLGVDHIDLYQMHAWDPLTPIEETLRFLDDAVASGKIGYYGFSNFTGWQLTKAVYEAKAHGWAPPVTLQPQYSLLVRGIESEIVPAALDAGMGLLPWSPLGGGWLSGKYRRDTAPTGATRLGENPQRGMEAWEPRNAKSRTWEIIDAVREIADAHGVSSAQVALRWLADRPAVTSVLLGARTQEQLADNLKADALQLEQEETERLTKVSEPELDVYPYGEQALQQRSRKIEGGR, from the coding sequence ATGGAATACCGCAATCTCGGCGCCAGTGGCGCCGTCGTCTCAGCCTTCTGCCTCGGCACCATGACCTTTGGGCATGAAGCCGACGAATCGACGTCGCACGCAATTCTCGACGATTTCGTCGCGGCGGGAGGCAACTTCATCGATACCGCCGATGTCTACTCCTCGGGAACCTCCGAGGAGATCATCGGCCGCTGGCTCGCGGCGGACCCCGGCCGGCGTGACCGGCTCGTCATCGCGACGAAGGGCCGCTTCCCGATGGGGCAGGGGCCTAACGACCTCGGCATTTCCCGGCGCCACCTGCGCACGGCCCTCGACGCGTCGCTGCGGAGGCTCGGCGTCGACCACATCGACCTGTACCAGATGCACGCGTGGGATCCGCTGACCCCCATCGAGGAGACGCTGCGTTTCCTCGACGACGCCGTCGCGTCCGGGAAGATTGGCTACTACGGGTTCTCGAACTTCACCGGGTGGCAGCTCACGAAGGCTGTCTACGAGGCGAAGGCGCACGGCTGGGCGCCCCCGGTCACGCTGCAGCCGCAGTACAGCCTGCTTGTGCGCGGCATCGAGTCGGAGATCGTGCCCGCGGCGCTCGACGCCGGGATGGGACTGCTGCCGTGGTCGCCGCTCGGCGGCGGCTGGTTGAGCGGCAAGTACCGGCGGGACACCGCACCGACCGGTGCGACCCGCCTCGGAGAGAACCCGCAGCGCGGCATGGAGGCGTGGGAGCCGCGCAACGCGAAGTCCCGCACGTGGGAGATCATCGACGCGGTCCGTGAGATCGCGGATGCCCACGGCGTCTCCTCCGCCCAGGTCGCGCTGCGTTGGCTCGCGGACCGGCCCGCCGTCACCTCCGTGCTCCTCGGGGCCCGCACCCAGGAGCAGCTCGCGGACAACCTCAAGGCCGACGCCCTGCAGCTCGAGCAGGAGGAGACCGAGCGGCTCACGAAGGTCAGCGAGCCGGAGCTCGATGTCTACCCCTACGGCGAGCAGGCCCTCCAGCAGCGGAGCCGCAAGATCGAGGGCGGCCGCTAG
- a CDS encoding type IV toxin-antitoxin system AbiEi family antitoxin domain-containing protein, with translation MTSELIARLAEASGNRWGLVTTAQAERAGISRKQMSRLASLGAVVRVAQGVYRMAPACDPRLEGLVARWLMLAAPVEPTTATGAPSVVTAGESAALLHGIGSIRSGNYEFIVPERRRTRLSSVVLRTDALTPGEVTVVDRIPILTVERTIADLITTRTPLAVVDRMLREAVRQKKLLSTDKFAQYLAPRASDHGLPLGDGRGLAKLLFQRAGVITLPPKNSAGKAFSRV, from the coding sequence ATGACGTCGGAACTGATCGCTCGCCTCGCAGAAGCCTCGGGCAACCGTTGGGGACTCGTGACCACAGCCCAGGCAGAAAGGGCGGGCATCAGCCGTAAGCAGATGTCCCGCCTGGCCTCGTTGGGCGCCGTCGTCCGGGTTGCCCAAGGCGTCTACCGGATGGCGCCCGCCTGCGACCCGCGGCTCGAAGGGCTCGTCGCGCGCTGGCTCATGCTCGCGGCCCCGGTGGAGCCGACGACGGCGACTGGCGCACCTTCCGTCGTCACGGCTGGCGAGAGCGCAGCGCTCCTGCACGGAATCGGGAGCATCCGATCCGGCAACTACGAGTTCATCGTGCCCGAGCGTCGCCGGACCCGGCTGTCCAGCGTCGTCCTCCGAACGGACGCCCTCACACCCGGGGAGGTGACCGTCGTCGACCGCATCCCTATACTCACGGTCGAGCGGACCATCGCCGACCTCATCACGACCCGGACGCCGCTGGCCGTCGTGGACCGGATGCTCCGCGAAGCCGTGCGGCAGAAGAAGCTGCTCTCGACGGACAAGTTCGCCCAGTACCTGGCACCGAGGGCTTCCGACCATGGCCTGCCGCTCGGAGACGGCCGCGGACTCGCCAAGCTGCTCTTCCAGAGGGCCGGGGTCATTACCCTCCCGCCGAAGAATTCTGCCGGGAAAGCCTTCTCCCGAGTGTGA